A genomic stretch from Marinobacter fonticola includes:
- a CDS encoding LemA family protein, giving the protein MGILQKPFQQRSFWQLTSLMMLVLLLSGCGINNIPTYDEKVTSAWAQVENQYQRRADLIPNLVETVKGFAAQEQETLTAVTEARSKATSIQVDESILNNPEKLQQFQQAQGELSSALSRLMAVSERYPDLKSNQNFLALQAQLEGTENRIAVARRDFIQAVERYNTELRTFPGRIWHSILYSDLEPRANFEATTENAEDAPAVEF; this is encoded by the coding sequence ATGGGAATTCTCCAAAAACCGTTTCAGCAGCGAAGTTTCTGGCAATTGACGTCACTGATGATGCTGGTTTTGCTACTCAGTGGCTGTGGGATCAACAATATCCCCACTTACGATGAGAAAGTCACTTCCGCCTGGGCCCAGGTGGAAAACCAGTACCAGCGCCGCGCTGACCTGATTCCCAATCTGGTAGAAACCGTCAAGGGTTTCGCCGCCCAGGAGCAGGAAACCCTAACGGCGGTGACCGAGGCGCGCTCCAAAGCCACATCGATTCAGGTGGACGAGAGCATCCTTAACAATCCCGAGAAGTTGCAGCAGTTCCAGCAGGCCCAGGGTGAGCTGAGTAGCGCCCTGAGCCGCCTGATGGCGGTGTCCGAACGTTACCCGGACCTGAAATCGAACCAGAACTTCCTGGCCCTGCAGGCACAGCTCGAAGGCACTGAGAATCGTATTGCCGTCGCGCGCCGGGATTTCATCCAGGCGGTTGAGCGCTACAACACCGAGCTGCGCACCTTCCCGGGGAGAATCTGGCACAGCATCCTGTATAGCGATCTGGAGCCCCGCGCCAACTTCGAAGCCACTACGGAAAATGCGGAAGACGCACCCGCGGTGGAATTCTGA
- a CDS encoding enoyl-CoA hydratase: protein MTRSNLILSDTQANGVTTLTLNQPERRNSLSMAMMQALSAELDKVAADHGSRVLVLRAKGAVFCAGHDLKEIREQGDQYDAQARLFNLCSRVMQQIVNLPQPVIAQVAGVATAAGCQLVASCDLAVASGTARFATPGVNIGLFCSTPMVALSRNVSRKHAMEMLLTGEMIGAAQAEKMGLINRVVAEEELESTVATLAETIAGKSSHTLKIGKQAFYRQLEMGLADAYTYTSQVMAENLQSNDAKEGIGAFLDKRRPEWTDQ from the coding sequence ATGACCCGTTCGAACCTGATTCTAAGCGACACCCAAGCCAACGGCGTTACAACCCTCACACTGAACCAGCCTGAACGCCGCAATAGCCTCTCTATGGCGATGATGCAGGCGTTGTCCGCGGAGCTCGACAAAGTAGCCGCAGACCACGGGTCCCGCGTGCTGGTGTTGCGAGCCAAGGGCGCGGTTTTTTGTGCCGGTCATGACCTGAAAGAAATTCGTGAGCAGGGTGACCAGTACGATGCACAAGCGCGACTGTTTAACCTATGCAGCCGGGTCATGCAACAGATCGTAAACCTCCCCCAGCCGGTCATTGCCCAGGTTGCCGGGGTCGCTACGGCCGCAGGCTGTCAATTGGTGGCAAGTTGTGATTTGGCGGTGGCCTCGGGGACCGCGCGATTTGCGACACCTGGCGTCAACATCGGTCTGTTCTGCTCGACGCCGATGGTGGCACTGTCCCGAAATGTATCCCGCAAACATGCCATGGAAATGCTGCTAACCGGCGAAATGATTGGGGCGGCACAGGCCGAAAAAATGGGGCTGATTAATCGCGTCGTGGCCGAGGAAGAGCTGGAAAGCACAGTGGCAACGCTGGCAGAGACGATCGCCGGCAAATCGTCCCACACGCTTAAAATCGGCAAACAGGCCTTTTACCGGCAACTGGAGATGGGGTTGGCCGATGCCTACACCTACACCAGCCAGGTGATGGCCGAAAACCTTCAGTCCAACGATGCGAAAGAGGGTATAGGCGCGTTTCTGGACAAGCGTAGACCCGAATGGACGGATCAGTGA
- a CDS encoding class I SAM-dependent methyltransferase has translation MAKGKDEWLFAINFVKHPTMLGSVIPSSRWLIRSLLAPVDWERARYFVEYGPGVGTITRHILKRMHPEAKLLVLEINDDFVRHLNSAIDDPRLVVRRDSAASLGTVLDELDWPHIDYAVSGIPFSIMSSEDVEAVLKETRARLPPQGEFLVYQFSRHSAQYLHRSFDDVSREFVLRNVPPVSCYRARSNGGIGPSEAPAPM, from the coding sequence ATGGCTAAAGGTAAGGACGAGTGGCTGTTTGCCATCAACTTCGTTAAGCATCCCACCATGCTGGGGTCGGTGATCCCAAGCTCCCGGTGGCTCATCCGCAGCCTGCTGGCGCCGGTGGACTGGGAGCGTGCTCGCTACTTCGTGGAGTATGGTCCGGGTGTGGGCACCATCACCCGCCACATTCTGAAGCGGATGCATCCGGAGGCCAAATTGCTGGTGCTGGAGATTAACGACGACTTCGTGCGCCACCTCAATTCCGCCATCGATGACCCGCGGTTGGTGGTTCGCCGCGATTCCGCTGCCAGTCTGGGAACGGTGCTCGACGAATTGGATTGGCCGCATATCGACTACGCGGTCTCCGGCATTCCCTTCTCGATTATGTCATCGGAGGATGTGGAAGCCGTGCTTAAGGAGACCCGGGCGCGGCTGCCACCGCAGGGCGAGTTTCTTGTTTACCAGTTCTCCCGGCACTCTGCCCAATATCTGCATCGCAGCTTTGATGATGTGAGTCGCGAGTTCGTATTGCGGAATGTACCGCCTGTCAGTTGTTACCGAGCCCGCAGTAACGGTGGGATAGGCCCTTCCGAAGCCCCTGCGCCGATGTGA
- a CDS encoding DUF1254 domain-containing protein gives MNKIRLTTTLALFLTCSAVAQTDRFDKLANLPMEHNRPTSETAEALKDELLFQRATQSYIWAMPLLNTMGMRDGFAEAFGSGYNVMAIWEKRLDAKTRITTPNSDLIYGMVFTDLSDTGPLVFEAPPKLQGILLDFWQRPIPVDGGKFYGDLGLPGPDEGKGGKFLILPPDYEGEVPEGYYVYRSGTNNVFVFLRSFYQSLDNITPAVDVLKQSVFYPLGEKNNAKPMQFHDASGEPHNMLPRTDIEAFEQLKWLVDSEGDNLAGTDWLGMLAGLGIVEGQPFSPGARSKEILSNAAKTAYKTTRVLGMQPELAGVDFRVYEDRQWLNPINNLDSRYPDSFVDLTFTDRERGFRNLDGRAWFFTDYYSISPGMVSMTPGKGAFYMIAFKDADGDWLNGENSYTLNLPKDIPAGLFWSVTLYEAENASGLDNGQPFPSLGKLNNPEQNADGSTDLYLAPEAPEGKDSNWLATVPGRGYFAILRLYAPTEPAINLTWKPGDIERVDNASEGKTALVRP, from the coding sequence GTGAACAAGATACGTCTCACGACGACTCTCGCGCTTTTTTTAACCTGCTCGGCAGTCGCACAAACCGATCGATTCGATAAACTTGCCAACCTACCGATGGAACACAACCGTCCCACCTCGGAAACAGCCGAGGCTCTGAAGGATGAATTGCTCTTCCAGCGAGCCACGCAATCCTATATCTGGGCCATGCCGCTACTTAACACCATGGGCATGCGTGATGGGTTTGCCGAGGCGTTCGGCAGCGGCTACAACGTCATGGCCATCTGGGAAAAGCGATTGGATGCGAAAACCCGCATCACTACACCCAACTCCGATCTCATTTACGGCATGGTGTTTACCGATCTGTCCGATACCGGCCCGCTGGTCTTCGAAGCTCCGCCCAAACTCCAGGGCATTTTGCTCGATTTCTGGCAGCGGCCAATCCCTGTTGATGGTGGTAAATTTTACGGTGACCTTGGTCTGCCGGGGCCCGACGAAGGCAAGGGCGGCAAATTTCTAATCTTACCTCCCGACTACGAAGGCGAAGTACCCGAGGGGTACTATGTCTATCGCTCCGGCACCAACAACGTCTTCGTCTTCCTGCGCTCGTTCTACCAGTCGCTCGACAACATCACGCCTGCCGTGGATGTGCTCAAGCAATCGGTGTTTTATCCGTTGGGCGAAAAGAACAATGCGAAGCCCATGCAGTTTCATGATGCTTCGGGTGAACCGCACAACATGCTGCCTCGCACCGATATTGAGGCATTCGAGCAACTTAAATGGCTTGTGGATTCAGAAGGTGACAACCTGGCCGGAACCGATTGGCTGGGCATGCTGGCTGGTCTGGGCATCGTCGAAGGACAGCCGTTCTCCCCCGGTGCCCGCAGCAAGGAGATTCTCAGTAACGCGGCTAAAACGGCATACAAAACCACCCGCGTTCTTGGCATGCAGCCGGAACTGGCCGGCGTGGATTTCCGGGTCTACGAAGACAGGCAGTGGCTGAATCCGATCAACAACCTCGACTCGCGTTATCCCGATTCCTTCGTTGACCTGACTTTCACCGACAGGGAGCGTGGTTTCCGCAACCTAGATGGCCGGGCATGGTTCTTTACGGACTACTATTCCATCAGTCCAGGCATGGTCTCCATGACGCCTGGCAAAGGCGCGTTCTACATGATCGCGTTCAAAGATGCCGACGGAGATTGGTTGAACGGTGAGAACAGTTACACGCTGAACCTGCCAAAAGACATTCCTGCCGGCCTGTTCTGGTCGGTTACGTTGTACGAAGCGGAGAACGCCTCAGGCCTCGACAACGGCCAACCGTTCCCGTCCCTCGGCAAACTCAACAATCCCGAGCAAAATGCCGACGGTTCGACCGACCTCTACCTCGCACCAGAGGCTCCCGAAGGCAAAGACTCCAACTGGCTGGCCACCGTTCCGGGCCGAGGTTACTTCGCCATCCTTCGCCTCTACGCGCCGACAGAGCCCGCCATTAACCTAACCTGGAAGCCGGGCGATATAGAAAGGGTCGATAACGCATCCGAAGGTAAGACCGCGCTCGTGCGTCCCTGA
- a CDS encoding putative bifunctional diguanylate cyclase/phosphodiesterase produces the protein MATELNAVERMKQAEVSGTGIAVVVFGAGILNMIPLARKLRADWSLVHFIFAPSALALEHLKLGLSRAPLIGSNWSVVESGRDSLPDRIAEAASMNRRRAQLRTTLDRANIQIGTFKPADSHDYRRLVISDHYLKNLLAQARDAIVSLDSTARVLYWSGGAERLFGLRAEKTVGHPVHRLSFWSDTLADCLDQVRARNEVATAELSVSTLAGVAQVETIISGVRDDAGALIGFSLFMRDVTERKLALEAEREARLKVESVVADMEYQRRLFDSMLSSAADQAYVLDLEGRFLYANRALTEQLELELDWVLGRKTTDLGFPADTAGQIKGHIQEVVATRQTVRAEVPFTAASGRRWVFEYILVPVVDNHGRIEAVAGTSRDITEHKKASDRVWKEANYDSLTLLSNRRLFRDRLELEIKHAQRKGASLALFFVDLDRFKEVNDLYGHGAGDDLLRQAAARIHSCVRESDTVARLGGDEFTVILTELDNDAHVESTAQKILDELARPFRIHENVCYVSGSIGVTLYPKDAVEPGDLIRNADQAMYIAKNNGRSQFSFFTRSFQDAALNRLRLMTDLRYALSENQLRVYFQPIVSLADSTIVKAEALVRWEHPTQGLLLSNEFITLAEESGQIKRLGNWVFTQAAHWSKRWGQQLGRTFQISINKSPVQFEGRGHRMNWVAYLKEKGLAGDSISVEITEGVILNATTTTSDKLLELQAAGMALAIDDFGTGYSSMAYLKKFDVDYLKIDQSFVQDMASNASSRTIAESIIVMGHKLGLKVIAEGVETEDQRKWLRSVGCDYAQGFLFSKALQPDEFESRLNDQQSGIVY, from the coding sequence ATGGCTACGGAGCTGAATGCGGTCGAGCGGATGAAGCAAGCCGAGGTCTCGGGAACCGGCATTGCGGTGGTGGTCTTCGGGGCCGGGATCCTGAACATGATACCACTGGCGAGAAAGCTCCGCGCCGATTGGTCGCTGGTCCATTTCATCTTTGCACCGAGTGCGTTGGCACTTGAGCACCTGAAGCTCGGGTTGAGCCGTGCCCCCCTGATCGGTAGCAATTGGTCGGTCGTTGAGTCTGGCAGGGATTCGCTCCCCGACCGGATCGCCGAGGCTGCGAGTATGAACCGGCGTCGGGCCCAGCTGCGGACCACGCTTGATCGTGCGAATATCCAAATTGGTACGTTCAAGCCGGCTGATAGCCATGATTATCGTCGGCTGGTGATTTCCGACCACTATCTGAAAAATCTGCTTGCCCAGGCTCGCGACGCCATTGTGTCACTGGACTCCACAGCCAGAGTTCTCTACTGGAGTGGCGGCGCCGAGCGACTCTTTGGTCTACGCGCTGAAAAGACCGTTGGCCACCCGGTGCATCGTTTGTCGTTCTGGAGCGACACTCTGGCCGATTGTCTGGATCAGGTGCGAGCCCGTAACGAGGTTGCGACCGCGGAGTTGAGTGTCTCAACTTTGGCTGGCGTCGCGCAGGTGGAAACCATTATTTCTGGCGTCCGTGACGACGCCGGTGCCCTGATCGGTTTTTCGCTCTTCATGCGCGATGTTACCGAGCGCAAGCTAGCCCTTGAAGCGGAACGCGAAGCACGACTGAAGGTTGAGTCGGTTGTAGCCGATATGGAATACCAGCGACGACTTTTCGATTCCATGCTCTCCTCGGCAGCTGACCAGGCTTATGTGCTCGATCTCGAGGGGCGCTTTCTGTATGCCAACCGGGCCTTGACGGAGCAGCTTGAGCTGGAGTTGGATTGGGTTTTGGGTAGAAAAACTACCGACCTTGGCTTTCCCGCCGACACGGCTGGCCAGATCAAGGGACACATACAGGAGGTTGTTGCCACTCGTCAGACGGTTCGTGCTGAGGTGCCGTTTACAGCTGCTTCCGGCAGGCGGTGGGTTTTCGAGTATATTCTGGTCCCGGTCGTCGACAATCACGGCCGGATAGAAGCTGTTGCAGGTACGAGCCGGGATATTACCGAACACAAGAAAGCAAGTGACCGGGTCTGGAAAGAAGCCAACTACGATAGCCTGACCTTGCTGTCGAACCGGCGATTATTCCGCGACCGTCTGGAGCTTGAGATAAAGCATGCCCAGCGCAAAGGTGCGTCCTTGGCGCTCTTCTTCGTCGATCTCGATCGCTTCAAAGAAGTGAACGACCTGTACGGACATGGGGCGGGCGACGACTTGCTTCGGCAGGCAGCGGCCCGCATTCATTCCTGTGTCCGTGAATCCGACACGGTGGCACGCCTAGGCGGGGATGAATTTACTGTGATCCTGACCGAGCTGGACAATGATGCCCATGTTGAGAGCACGGCCCAGAAAATACTCGACGAACTGGCCCGTCCGTTTCGGATTCACGAAAATGTCTGTTACGTATCGGGTAGCATCGGCGTTACGCTTTACCCGAAGGATGCGGTTGAGCCGGGCGATCTGATCAGAAACGCCGACCAGGCCATGTATATCGCCAAGAACAACGGTCGGAGTCAATTTAGCTTTTTTACCCGGTCATTCCAGGACGCGGCGCTGAACCGGCTGCGGCTGATGACGGATCTCCGCTATGCGCTTTCGGAAAACCAGCTCAGAGTATATTTTCAGCCAATTGTCAGCCTGGCCGATAGCACGATCGTCAAAGCCGAAGCACTCGTGCGCTGGGAGCATCCCACGCAGGGTCTGCTGCTCTCGAACGAGTTTATCACTCTTGCCGAGGAAAGCGGCCAGATCAAGCGCCTCGGTAACTGGGTGTTCACACAGGCCGCGCACTGGTCTAAGAGGTGGGGCCAGCAGCTGGGGCGGACCTTCCAGATCAGTATTAACAAATCGCCGGTTCAGTTCGAGGGGCGTGGTCATCGGATGAACTGGGTCGCCTACCTCAAAGAAAAAGGATTGGCCGGAGACAGTATCTCGGTGGAGATTACCGAGGGTGTCATCCTGAATGCCACAACCACTACCTCGGACAAGCTCCTGGAACTCCAGGCGGCAGGTATGGCGTTGGCTATCGACGATTTTGGTACGGGCTATTCCTCCATGGCTTATCTCAAAAAGTTCGATGTCGACTACCTCAAGATCGACCAGTCCTTCGTCCAGGATATGGCCAGCAACGCCAGCAGCCGTACGATCGCGGAAAGCATCATCGTGATGGGGCATAAACTCGGCCTCAAGGTCATCGCTGAAGGTGTCGAAACCGAAGATCAGCGCAAGTGGTTGCGATCGGTTGGTTGCGACTATGCCCAAGGTTTTCTCTTCTCTAAGGCGTTGCAGCCCGACGAGTTTGAATCGCGCCTGAACGATCAGCAGAGCGGTATCGTTTATTAG
- a CDS encoding TPM domain-containing protein, which yields MTLLSKNDQEAVTEAINNVERETDAELVTVLTAQSDNYAYIPLLWAGILALMVPGVGNYFGGWLGADMLLLVQWGTFIVLSLLFRLPSINTRLIPRQVRYWRASNLARRQFLEQNLHHTEGATGMLIFVSEAERYVEILVDQGIADALDNAVWEDIVADFTTQVRQGQTKQGFLDCIAACGKLLKEHVPATHERNELPNHLVILP from the coding sequence ATGACATTACTAAGCAAAAACGATCAGGAAGCCGTTACCGAGGCCATCAACAACGTGGAACGGGAGACCGACGCCGAACTGGTCACCGTGCTGACAGCCCAATCCGACAACTATGCCTATATTCCCCTCCTTTGGGCCGGAATCCTGGCGTTGATGGTGCCGGGCGTTGGCAATTACTTCGGCGGCTGGTTGGGTGCGGACATGTTGTTACTGGTGCAATGGGGTACGTTCATCGTGCTTAGCCTGCTATTCCGGCTGCCCAGCATCAACACCCGACTGATTCCCCGGCAAGTGCGTTACTGGCGGGCCTCCAATCTGGCGCGGCGGCAATTCCTCGAGCAGAACCTACACCATACCGAAGGCGCCACCGGCATGCTGATCTTCGTCTCGGAGGCGGAGCGCTATGTGGAGATCCTGGTGGATCAGGGCATTGCCGATGCTTTGGACAATGCGGTGTGGGAGGATATCGTGGCGGACTTCACCACCCAGGTACGCCAGGGCCAGACCAAACAGGGATTCCTGGACTGCATTGCAGCCTGCGGCAAGCTCCTGAAAGAGCATGTACCTGCCACCCACGAGCGCAACGAACTGCCGAATCACTTGGTGATCCTGCCTTAA
- a CDS encoding TPM domain-containing protein — translation MVALPRTSLLLALLLWLPATLWAQSTPEFPELTGRVVDRAEMLSPDVETRLSEMLQAHEQASTEQVVVVTLPDLQGFPIEEFGYQLGRHWGIGQESEDNGALLIVAEEERKVRIEVGYGLEGRLTDADASVIINRVITPAFRQGDFPSGIVNGAAAMIQVLGGEPLGAPQSQQSHAAQEKPKAGVVALLFIIMMSVVFFVGSRGGRGGRGGAALLGAALLSGSMGGRGGGGFGGGGFGGGGGGFGGGGASGGW, via the coding sequence ATGGTTGCACTACCCCGCACAAGTCTGTTGCTGGCATTGCTGCTATGGCTGCCGGCCACCCTCTGGGCCCAGTCAACGCCGGAATTTCCCGAACTGACTGGCCGGGTGGTCGACCGGGCCGAGATGCTTTCCCCAGACGTGGAAACGCGCCTGAGCGAGATGCTTCAGGCCCACGAGCAGGCCAGTACCGAACAGGTGGTCGTGGTTACCTTGCCCGACCTTCAGGGTTTCCCGATTGAGGAATTTGGCTACCAATTGGGCAGGCACTGGGGTATCGGTCAGGAGAGCGAGGATAACGGCGCCCTGCTGATCGTGGCCGAAGAGGAACGCAAGGTGCGCATCGAGGTGGGCTATGGCCTAGAAGGCAGGCTCACCGACGCGGACGCTTCCGTGATCATCAACCGTGTGATCACCCCGGCTTTCCGCCAGGGGGATTTCCCGAGCGGTATCGTCAACGGCGCCGCCGCCATGATTCAGGTTCTCGGCGGCGAGCCATTGGGCGCTCCCCAAAGTCAGCAGTCCCATGCCGCCCAGGAAAAGCCCAAAGCCGGCGTGGTGGCGCTGCTCTTTATCATCATGATGTCGGTGGTGTTTTTCGTGGGCAGTCGCGGTGGCCGTGGCGGCCGCGGGGGTGCTGCCCTGTTAGGCGCGGCCCTGCTGAGCGGCTCCATGGGCGGCCGTGGTGGCGGCGGCTTCGGCGGTGGCGGCTTTGGCGGCGGTGGTGGGGGCTTCGGCGGTGGCGGAGCCTCCGGTGGCTGGTAA
- a CDS encoding YihY/virulence factor BrkB family protein has product MSENLGQTQDTHSRGRNAWHPRNIDFKGWRDIALRVKTEVVKDNIGLIAAGVAFYFLLAIFPMLAAFLSIYGLVFDPAEAREQVTALSGVLPGDARSLLTQQTEQLASGSKSALGFGALIGILVALWSARKGTTAMTIALNIAYKEEDNRSFLRQIVLTFSLTLGLIIFFILSLAIVAAAPVMLQLLGLGAIAEIALDILRWPILGLIAVLALSIMYRFGPDRHAAKWRWLTPGAVLAVIVWLITSGLFSWYVSSFGNYNETYGSVGAVVILLFWFYLTAYIFLLGAELNAEMEHQTRRDTTVGEDQRMGERDAFVADDLGKKP; this is encoded by the coding sequence ATGAGCGAAAACCTCGGCCAAACCCAGGATACCCACTCGCGCGGCCGCAATGCCTGGCACCCGCGAAACATCGATTTTAAAGGCTGGCGCGATATCGCGTTACGGGTAAAGACGGAAGTAGTGAAGGATAATATCGGGCTGATCGCCGCAGGCGTCGCCTTTTATTTTCTCCTGGCGATTTTTCCCATGCTCGCGGCCTTCCTATCCATTTACGGTCTGGTCTTCGATCCGGCTGAAGCCCGGGAACAAGTGACGGCGCTGTCTGGAGTGCTGCCGGGCGACGCGCGCAGTCTACTTACCCAGCAGACCGAGCAACTTGCTAGCGGCTCTAAATCTGCGTTGGGATTCGGCGCCTTAATCGGGATCCTTGTCGCGCTCTGGAGCGCGCGCAAAGGCACCACTGCCATGACGATTGCGCTGAATATCGCGTACAAAGAAGAAGACAACCGTAGTTTTCTCCGTCAAATAGTGCTGACGTTCTCCCTGACCCTGGGGTTGATCATCTTCTTTATTCTTTCCCTGGCCATTGTGGCGGCGGCCCCGGTTATGCTTCAGCTGCTTGGCCTTGGCGCCATCGCCGAAATAGCATTGGATATCCTTCGTTGGCCCATCCTGGGGTTGATTGCCGTGCTGGCCTTGTCGATCATGTACCGTTTTGGTCCGGACCGCCACGCCGCCAAGTGGCGCTGGCTCACGCCCGGTGCTGTGCTGGCGGTCATTGTTTGGCTCATCACCTCCGGCCTGTTCTCCTGGTACGTCTCCAGTTTCGGCAACTACAACGAGACGTATGGTTCGGTCGGCGCCGTGGTCATATTGCTGTTCTGGTTCTACCTTACGGCATACATCTTTCTCCTCGGCGCCGAGTTGAATGCTGAAATGGAGCATCAAACACGCCGGGATACGACCGTGGGCGAGGACCAGCGCATGGGTGAGCGCGATGCGTTCGTCGCTGACGATTTGGGGAAAAAGCCCTGA
- a CDS encoding SDR family NAD(P)-dependent oxidoreductase produces the protein MELSDKIILLTGASRGIGREIALAFAQKGGKLVLAGRNQEAPDETRAGVERAGGEAIVVAGDVTDAGWRQSVIEKTEQTYGGLDILVNNAGVVSAGWLESLSEADVEQQLQINLMAPILLTRAALPALRQSSGAAIVNISSIFGLLGMPFYATYGATKAGIAHFGEAMRRELVDQGIHVMTVYPGATDTPMMETAGLGDKAGFAYDTPESVAQALLEGLEAEQLTVVRADDNSQSMLDANQQNPRQLDEQIREMKPKLEEAVANHRSM, from the coding sequence ATGGAGCTATCCGACAAAATCATATTGTTGACAGGCGCCAGCCGAGGCATCGGCCGCGAGATCGCCTTGGCTTTCGCTCAGAAGGGAGGCAAGCTCGTTCTCGCCGGACGTAACCAAGAAGCACCGGATGAAACCCGGGCGGGCGTCGAACGCGCCGGCGGCGAAGCCATCGTAGTGGCGGGCGACGTTACGGATGCGGGCTGGCGTCAATCGGTTATCGAGAAAACGGAACAGACCTATGGCGGTCTCGACATCCTCGTGAATAACGCCGGCGTGGTCTCCGCCGGTTGGCTCGAAAGCCTCTCCGAAGCCGACGTGGAGCAACAGCTGCAGATAAATCTCATGGCTCCGATTCTGCTCACACGAGCCGCTCTTCCTGCGTTACGGCAAAGTTCGGGCGCCGCCATCGTCAACATCTCTTCGATCTTCGGTCTGCTCGGCATGCCGTTCTATGCGACCTACGGCGCCACGAAAGCCGGGATCGCGCATTTTGGCGAAGCAATGCGCCGAGAACTGGTCGATCAAGGTATCCATGTGATGACGGTCTATCCGGGCGCCACCGACACACCGATGATGGAGACCGCCGGCTTGGGCGATAAAGCAGGCTTTGCCTACGACACCCCGGAAAGTGTGGCCCAAGCGCTATTGGAAGGCCTCGAGGCCGAACAGCTCACGGTGGTCCGCGCCGACGACAACAGTCAGAGCATGCTCGATGCCAATCAGCAAAATCCTCGTCAACTGGATGAGCAAATTCGGGAGATGAAACCAAAGCTCGAGGAAGCCGTCGCCAACCACCGCAGCATGTGA
- a CDS encoding acyl-CoA dehydrogenase family protein encodes MDKLPPKLIDLLAKTERVAKQHMAPLAEQVDRDCAWPEHSMKALAEEGLLGLLVPEEFGGHGQGLLGLSLLTELMGRVCPSSALCFGMHCVGTAVIAAKATKYQQDHYLRPIARGEHITTLALAEGGTGAHFYLPETRFLASENDFVLNGTKQFITSGGYADSYVVSTAPAEEQAETGDFSCLIVDHDTRGMQWLEPWTGFGMRGNSSRGLRFTNAHVPQVNLLGEAGDQVWYVFEVVAPYFLMAMAGTYLGVARSAVDAASEHLRTRRHSHSGELLAEVESLQTRFAEMWVAVEKTRSLIHEAAYRGDLGRPDALPFILACKADAGETAVRLTNDAMTICGGHAYRENSRVAQMLRDARASHVMAPTTDILRTWTGRALLGLPLL; translated from the coding sequence ATGGATAAATTGCCGCCGAAGCTGATCGATCTTCTGGCCAAGACTGAGCGAGTGGCCAAGCAGCACATGGCCCCTCTTGCGGAACAGGTTGATCGTGACTGTGCTTGGCCCGAGCATTCGATGAAGGCCCTTGCCGAAGAGGGCCTTCTTGGTTTGCTGGTGCCGGAAGAGTTTGGTGGTCATGGGCAAGGCCTGCTTGGTCTTAGTTTGCTGACCGAACTCATGGGGCGTGTGTGTCCCTCCTCAGCTCTGTGCTTTGGTATGCACTGCGTCGGCACGGCGGTCATTGCCGCCAAGGCCACCAAGTACCAACAAGATCACTATCTACGTCCGATTGCGAGAGGCGAGCACATTACGACCCTTGCGTTGGCGGAGGGCGGTACCGGGGCGCACTTCTACCTCCCTGAAACGAGATTCTTGGCCAGCGAAAACGACTTCGTTCTCAATGGTACTAAGCAGTTTATCACCAGCGGCGGATACGCCGATTCCTATGTCGTGTCTACTGCTCCCGCTGAGGAACAGGCTGAGACTGGTGATTTCAGTTGCCTTATCGTCGATCACGATACCCGTGGCATGCAGTGGCTCGAACCCTGGACGGGCTTTGGCATGCGAGGCAATTCATCCAGGGGGCTACGCTTCACGAATGCGCATGTTCCGCAAGTCAACTTGTTGGGGGAGGCGGGCGATCAGGTCTGGTATGTTTTCGAAGTGGTGGCGCCCTATTTCTTAATGGCGATGGCGGGCACTTACCTGGGCGTTGCACGGTCTGCTGTAGACGCCGCTTCGGAGCACTTGCGTACCCGTCGGCACAGCCATTCGGGCGAGTTGCTGGCCGAAGTGGAATCTCTGCAGACCCGCTTTGCCGAAATGTGGGTTGCGGTTGAGAAGACACGCAGCCTCATTCATGAAGCAGCATATCGCGGCGATCTTGGCCGTCCCGATGCACTGCCTTTCATTCTCGCCTGCAAGGCCGACGCGGGCGAAACTGCCGTTCGGCTCACCAACGATGCAATGACAATCTGTGGCGGGCACGCCTATCGAGAGAATAGCCGTGTAGCGCAAATGCTCCGGGATGCCCGGGCTAGTCATGTGATGGCGCCCACTACCGATATACTCCGTACATGGACAGGGCGTGCACTGTTGGGATTGCCGCTGCTGTGA